A genome region from Coffea arabica cultivar ET-39 chromosome 7e, Coffea Arabica ET-39 HiFi, whole genome shotgun sequence includes the following:
- the LOC113702055 gene encoding pentatricopeptide repeat-containing protein At3g49740 produces the protein MLRGVGFLTTTISGNCANKLIKLNRQLIKLTRSEQYAGALLLFSQINSSPHLRPDHYTLSAALTACANLRDRSTGNQLHANAIRAGLIFFPHVSNTLLLVYAKSQDLSSVKRVFNEIESPDDYSWTTLLSACAKLGDVEYACQMFDKMPQRNVAVWNAMITGCAENGSDEIAFRLFQKMHSLGVGRDNYSLASVLSLCSLELLDFGLQVHSLVIKSGLLAKTSVINALLTMYFACGRIGDAHGVFEEEKGIVHDQITYNAMIAGLVSMERKEDAFLMFKNMQSAGLWPTELSFVSIMSSSYCLRDAIQVHAQAIKMSFEDCTSVSNAAITMYSNCGNLNAARVVFERLIEKDNVSWNTMITSYANENLGREAILVYSHMQREGAKPDEFTIGSLLVSSESVVNVEMIHAAVVKNALLLKVEVSNALLSAFSRHGYINQAYRLFYTMNTKNLISWNTLISGYQLNGFPVQGLEQFSVLVLSGFIPNIFTLSIVLNICASISALRHGKQVHAYTLKVHYSLETSLNNAFITLYAKCGDLCSSLRIFHKMTSKDTVSWNSMISAYAQNGEGREGVRCFELMQDSDTKPDEATFTAVLSACSHSGLVNDGCRIFNSMVSTYGIEPDVDHFSCLIDILGRAGYLDETERLISSKHVDINSGVWWTLFSSCAAHGNLRLGRVVAGFLLQTEKHDPAVYVLLSKIYADAGKWTESADVRELIKKLGVMKQPGRSWIRS, from the coding sequence ATGTTACGAGGAGTAGGCTTCTTGACTACCACCATAAGTGGGAATTGCGCCAACAAACTAATCAAACTCAACCGCCAGCTTATAAAACTCACTCGTTCCGAGCAATATGCTGGCGCCCTCCTACTATTCAGCCAAATTAATTCGTCCCCACATCTCAGACCTGACCATTACACCCTCTCCGCCGCCCTCACAGCCTGCGCCAACCTCCGGGACAGGAGCACTGGCAACCAGCTCCATGCTAATGCCATTCGGGCCGGGCTCATTTTCTTTCCTCACGTTTCAAATACTCTTCTTTTGGTTTATGCAAAATCACAAGACTTGAGTTCAGTGaaaagggtttttaatgaaATTGAAAGCCCAGATGATTATTCATGGACAACATTGTTATCTGCGTGTGCAAAGCTCGGGGACGTTGAATATGCTTGTCagatgtttgataaaatgccacAACGAAATGTTGCTGTTTGGAATGCGATGATCACAGGGTGTGCAGAAAATGGGTCTGATGAGATTGCATTCAGATTGTTCCAGAAGATGCATTCTTTGGGTGTTGGACGTGATAATTATAGTTTGGCTAGTGTTTTGAGTCTTTGTTCTTTGGAGTTGTTGGACTTTGGATTGCAAGTGCATTCTTTGGTTATCAAGTCTGGACTTCTAGCTAAAACTTCGGTGATTAATGCTTTGCTTACAATGTATTTTGCATGCGGAAGGATTGGTGATGCTCATGGAGtttttgaagaagaaaaaggtatTGTGCATGATCAGATAACTTATAATGCAATGATAGCTGGTCTAGTCAGCATGGAAAGAAAGGAGGATGCATTTCTAATGTTTAAGAATATGCAAAGTGCTGGTCTATGGCCTACAGAGTTGAGTTTTGTTAGTATAATGAGTTCCTCTTATTGTTTAAGGGATGCTATTCAAGTGCATGCACAAGCGATAAAGATGAGTTTTGAAGATTGTACTTCTGTGAGTAATGCAGCAATAACAATGTATAGTAACTGTGGGAACTTAAATGCAGCTCGTGTGGTTTTTGAGAGACTAATAGAGAAAGATAATGTGTCGTGGAACACCATGATAACAAGCTATGCTAATGAGAATTTGGGCAGAGAGGCTATCTTAGTCTATTCTCATATGCAGAGAGAAGGGGCGAAACCAGATGAGTTCACAATTGGAAGCTTACTAGTAAGCTCAGAGTCAGTAGTGAATGTTGAGATGATTCATGCTGCTGTTGTGAAAAACGCTCTACTTTTGAAAGTCGAAGTTTCCAATGCGTTGCTTTCAGCATTTTCCAGGCATGGTTACATTAACCAGGCCTACAGATTATTCTATACAAtgaacaccaaaaatttgataTCCTGGAATACTTTAATATCCGGGTATCAATTGAATGGATTTCCTGTCCAGGGTTTGGAGCAATTTTCAGTGCTTGTGTTGTCAGGATTTATTCCTAACATTTTTACTCTCAGCATTGTTCTGAACATCTGTGCCAGCATTTCAGCTCTGCGGCATGGAAAACAGGTGCACGCCTACACACTCAAAGTTCATTATTCTTTGGAGACATCTTTGAATAATGCTTTCATTACTCTTTATGCAAAGTGTGGTGATTTGTGTTCTTCTTTGAGGATCTTCCATAAAATGACTTCAAAAGACACAGTTTCATGGAATTCCATGATATCTGCATATGCACAAAATGGAGAAGGTAGGGAAGGTGTCCGTTGCTTTGAGCTGATGCAAGATTCTGACACTAAACCTGATGAGGCTACCTTTACTGCAGTTCTTTCAGCTTGTAGCCATTCAGGTTTAGTCAATGATGGCTGCCGAATTTTTAACTCCATGGTCAGTACTTATGGTATTGAACCAGATGTAGACCACTTCTCTTGCCTCATTGACATTCTAGGTCGAGCAGGTTACCTTGATGAGACCGAAAGATTAATAAGCAGCAAGCATGTTGACATAAATTCAGGTGTCTGGTGGACATTATTTAGTTCCTGTGCAGCTCATGGTAACTTGAGATTAGGAAGAGTAGTTGCTGGCTTCTTGCTTCAAACTGAAAAGCATGATCCTGCAGTTTATGTGCTTCTATCAAAAATCTATGCAGATGCAGGAAAATGGACAGAGTCTGCTGATGTGCGGGAATTGATTAAGAAATTGGGAGTGATGAAGCAACCTGGAAGAAGTTGGATCAGATCATAG
- the LOC113702057 gene encoding GTP-binding protein At3g49725, chloroplastic isoform X2, with amino-acid sequence MFRTISRIRHIQSLLSPKSLVYTTLTNHIPGYDTHPSLLSPSNSFFESPKLHSFLSTLSFPFSSSQILQRRHQDGESIENNELVSRPPKLFVVQPRFRPEPVLQWKLEEALNLANSLEEQRDGYYDTEFSEKELPPHVVVQNPIDRSPRADTYFRKGTVDTVKCHLYALDSKDEVDAIFVNASLSGIQQRNLERIWGKPVLDRVGLIIEIFNAHAQTKEAKLQAELAALMYKRSRLVRVRGPGGRYTFGGAGEAEVVSARGRGSGGRGFISGAGETELQLQRRRILERRSQLLSEIKEVRRTRAVQRAARKRHGGSDDDVIATVAVVGYTNAGKSTLVGELSESYLYCDDRRKVLLSDTVGFISDLPVQLVEAFHATLEEVVEADLLVHVLDSSSPFLDEQRKTVLQVLRQIGVSEEKLANMIEVWNKIDLQDEEFRRDEYGEDEEVGDLSDAKDGENVSDQLSGLDVSEADDVDAKAELSGNCEEGLDDQQGDYSDGWLLSGEEQESLVDYEGCSVGQDTPDNLRSFTYRSWRNSRKDPQFDLGPTAYVKTSAIMGVGLQELLELIDERLKIQNEKVVERSIFDRKWRPPRSEDPIAAEQ; translated from the exons ATGTTTAGAACCATCTCTCGTATTCGCCATATACAATCATTGCTCAGCCCCAAATCCCTCGTTTATACTACATTAACCAACCATATCCCAGGCTATGACACCCATCCCAGTCTACTCAGCCCTTCAAATTCCTTTTTCGAAAGCCCAAAGTtgcattcttttctctcaaccctttcttttccattttcaagTTCTCAGATTCTTCAGCGACGCCATCAAGATGGAGAGTCTATTGAAAACAATGAGCTTGTTAGCCGCCCTCCCAAGCTCTTCGTGGTTCAGCCGCGGTTTCGGCCTGAACCCGTTTTGCAATGGAAGCTTGAAGAGGCTTTGAACCTCGCGAATTCGCTGGAAGAACAGAGAGATGGTTACTACGACACCGAGTTTTCGGAGAAAGAGTTGCCCCCTCATGTTGTGGTGCAGAATCCGATTGACCGATCACCTCGTGCTG ATACTTATTTTAGGAAAGGAACAGTGGACACAGTTAAATGCCATCTATATGCCTTGGACTCGAAG GACGAGGTGGATGCTATATTTGTGAATGCAAGTCTTTCGGGCATTCAACAGAGGAATTTGGAG CGTATTTGGGGCAAACCTGTTTTAGATCGCGTGGGTCTGATCATAGAGATCTTTAATGCTCATGCACAGACAAAGGAAGCAAAGCTACAA GCTGAGTTAGCAGCTCTTATGTACAAGAGATCAAGGCTTGTCCGTGTTCGTGGTCCTGGTGGGCGCTATACATTTGGCGGAGCTGGTGAAGCAGAAGTAGTCAGTGCCAGAGG GAGAGGAAGTGGGGGGCGTGGTTTCATTAGTGGTGCAGGAGAAACTGAACTTCAACTCCAAAGACGGAG AATACTGGAGCGGCGGAGTCAATTGTTGTCTGAAATTAAGGAGGTGCGACGGACACGAGCTGTGCAACGTGCTGCTCGTAAGAGGCATGGAGGATCAGATGATGATGTCATTGCTACTGTTGCTGTAGTTGGGTACACAAATGCT GGAAAATCTACCCTAGTTGGTGAGCTTTCAGAGAGTTATCTTTACTGTGATGACCG GAGGAAGGTGCTTCTTAGTGATACAGTTGGTTTCATATCAGATTTGCCCGTGCAG TTGGTGGAAGCATTTCATGCAACCTTGGAAGAGGTTGTTGAGGCCGACCTCCTTGTG CATGTCCTAGACTCGAGTTCGCCATTTCTCGATGAGCAACGGAAGACTGTACTTCAAGTTCTTCGGCAAATAGGAGTATCTGAGGAGAAGCTTGCGAATATGATTGAAGTTTGGAATAAG ATTGATCTTCAAGATGAGGAATTCCGGCGCGATGAATATGGTGAGGATGAAGAAGTTGGCGATTTATCAGATGCAAAGGACGGTGAAAATGTTTCTGACCAGTTGTCCGGACTGGATGTTTCTGAAGCTGATGATGTAGATGCAAAGGCTGAATTGTCAGGGAATTGTGAGGAGGGCCTGGATGATCAACAAGGTGATTATTCTGATGGTTGGCTGTTATCAGGAgaagaacaagaatcactgGTGGACTACGAAGGCTGTTCTGTGGGACAAGACACTCCGGATAATTTACGAAGTTTCACCTACAGGAGCTGGAGGAATAGCAGAAAAGATCCTCAATTTGATTTGGGACCCACTGCATATGTGAAAACATCTGCCATTATGGGAGTTGGCTTGCAAGAGTTGCTGGAGCTGATTGATGAGAGGTTAAAGATCCAGAACGAGAAAGTCGTGGAAAGGAGCATCTTTGATCGCAAATGGAGGCCCCCTCGCTCAGAAGATCCTATAGCAGCTGAGCAATAG
- the LOC113701078 gene encoding probable pectin methylesterase CGR2 gives MSRRPSNPARRSTATGISGASFRPKSRPSSLLSVVLGALGVILVVGYLFRGSGLSGTSREAVAGIDASIGNTCTLELLRAIPILKKAYGASMQKVLHVGLDTCSVVSNLLKDDDTEAWGVEPYDLEDPSGSCKSLVHRGIVRVAGIKFSLPYRENSFSLVIVSDAVDYLSPKYLNKTLSDLARVSSDGLVIFTGFPGHSRANVAELSKFGRPAKMRSSSWWGRFFVQTSLMENEAAVKKFEQVATESTYIPRCQVFHLKSFR, from the exons ATGTCAAGAAGGCCTTCAAATCCCGCAAGGCGCTCTACGGCCACTGGAATTTCTGGGGCAAGTTTTCGTCCTAAATCACGCCCTTCTTCTTTGTTATCCGTGGTCCTTGGTGCCCTG GGTGTCATCCTCGTTGTTGGCTATTTGTTTCGGGGCTCAG GTTTATCAGGGACTAGCAGGGAAGCGGTTGCTGGAATTGATG CATCTATAGGCAACACATGTACATTGGAACTTTTGAGAGCAATACCTATCCTAAAGAAGGCATATGGTGCAAGCATGCAAAAAGTTTTGCATGTAGGACTTGATACTTGTTCGGTGGTCTCCAATTTGTTGAAAGACGATGATACTGAAGCCTGGGGTGTGGAGCCCTACGATTTGGAGGATCCCAGTGGGAGCTGCAAAAGCCTTGTGCACAGGGGCATAGTACGCGTGGCAGGTATCAAGTTTTCTCTTCCATACAGGGAAaactcattttctcttgttaTTGTGTCAGATGCTGTGGATTATTTGTCCCCAAAATACCTGAACAAGACTCTTTCTGATTTGGCGAGGGTGTCATCTGATGGTCTCGTCATATTTACAG GTTTTCCAGGTCATTCTAGAGCTAATGTTGCTGAGCTATCCAAGTTTGGGCGCCCG GCAAAAATGCGCAGCTCTTCTTGGTGGGGTCGTTTTTTTGTCCAGACTAGTTTAATGGAGAATGAAGCTGCAGTAAAAAAGTTTGAACAGGTTGCAACCGAGAGCACATACATCCCAAGGTGCCAAGTTTTCCATCTCAAGTCTTTTCGCTGA
- the LOC113702056 gene encoding squalene epoxidase 3, protein MMRFNSCFRSSIYSSTAAKPAHSTSSFVHRPLPTRHTFPTSVSWNLPSPTVSRPNRPLYIQITNPKTKITTTTFPVVYCTDNSNTTSATTQNREPEGSKPRLFFGQQIRIGMLIMMTIFMDKYIAGTFFASVFGFLILCILQLRSNKQYKQKPHADRPCLDIRSNQMAVDECRTGWDSDTDVIIVGAGVVGAALSYTLGKEGRRVRVIERDLSEPDRIVGELLQPGGYLKLIELGLEDCVVHIDAQRVLGYALFKDGRSTRVSYPLENFHSDVAGRSFHHGRFIQRMREKAASLANVRLEQGTVTSLLEDDGTVKGVEYKTKSGKQLKAYAPLTIVCDGCFSNLRRSLCSSKVEIPSCFVGLILENCQLPFPNHGHVILADPSPILFYPITSTEIRCLVDIPGQKLPSIADGEMANYLKTVVAPQIPAELHDAFISAIDKGDIRTMPNRSMPAAPHPTPGALLLGDAFNMRHPLTGGGMTVALSDIVVLRDLLKPLQNMNDAESLCKYLQSFYTLRKPVASTINTLAAALYKVFCASSDQARKEMREACFDYLSLGGVCSNGPIALLSGLNPRPLSLVLHFFAVATYGVGRLLTPFPSPKKLWIGARLISGASSIIFPIIKAEGARQMFFPASVPAYYRDPPQA, encoded by the exons ATGATGCGGTTTAATAGTTGTTTTAGGAGTAGTATTTATTCATCAACTGCTGCCAAGCCGGCCCATTCTACCTCCTCCTTCGTCCATCGTCCTCTTCCAACACGCCACACCTTTCCTACTTCAGTTTCTTGGAATTTACCATCACCAACAGTATCCCGACCCAACAGGCCTCTATATATTCAGATAACGAACCCCAAAACTaaaataacaacaacaacattCCCAGTTGTTTATTGTACTGACAACAGCAATACTACTAGTGCGACAACCCAAAACAGAGAACCAGAAGGTTCGAAACCCCGTTTGTTCTTTGGCCAACAAATTCGGATTGGTATGCTGATCATGATGACAATATTCATGGATAAGTACATTGCCGGAACATTCTTTGCCTCTGTTTTTGGTTTTCTCATTCTCTGCATTTTGCAACTTAGGAGTAATAAACAATATAAGCAGAAACCGCACGCAGACCGGCCCTGCTTAGACATTCGGAGCAACCAGATGGCGGTTGATGAATGCCGGACCGGCTGGGACTCTGATACCGATGTTATCATAGTCGGTGCGGGCGTCGTTGGTGCAGCCTTATCGTACACCCTTGGGAAG GAAGGAAGGAGAGTCCGTGTAATCGAAAGAGACTTGAGTGAGCCTGACAGAATTGTGGGTGAGCTGCTACAACCAGGTGGATATCTCAAGTTAATTGAGCTGGGACTGGAAG ATTGTGTAGTTCACATTGATGCTCAGCGAGTGCTTGGTTATGCTCTTTTCAAGGACGGTAGAAGCACTAGAGTTTCTTATCCCTTGGAAAATTTCCATTCAGATGTCGCAGGCAGAAGCTTTCACCATGGGCGATTTATTCAGAGGATGAGAGAAAAAGCAGCTAGCCTTGCCAA TGTACGACTGGAACAAGGCACTGTGACATCCCTGCTTGAAGACGATGGCACTGTAAAAGGTGTTGAGTACAAAACCAAAAGCGGCAAGCAGCTGAAAGCTTATGCTCCTCTTACAATAGTGTGTGATGGGTGCTTTTCAAATTTGCGACGATCTCTCTGCAGCTCTAAG GTGGAGATTCCCTCTTGCTTTGTTGGTTTGATCTTAGAGAACTGTCAACTTCCGTTTCCAAATCACGGGCATGTCATTCTGGCAGATCCTTCACCCATCTTGTTTTATCCAATTACTAGCACAGAGATACGTTGCTTAGTTGATATACCAGGGCAAAAGCTTCCTTCCATTGCTGATGGTGAAATGGCAAACTATTTAAAGACCGTGGTGGCTCCACAG ATTCCTGCAGAGCTACATGATGCTTTCATATCTGCTATTGACAAAGGAGACATTAGAACAATGCCAAACAGAAGCATGCCAGCTGCTCCACATCCTACTCCTGGAGCACTACTGCTGGGTGATGCTTTCAACATGCGTCATCCTTTAACCGGTGGAGGAATGACCGTAGCCCTTTCTGACATTGTAGTGTTACGAGATCTGCTTAAACCGTTGCAAAACATGAATGACGCAGAGTCCTTGTGTAAATATCTCCAGTCCTTTTACACATTGCGCAAG CCAGTGGCGTCTACGATAAATACGCTGGCTGCGGCCCTATACAAGGTGTTCTGTGCTTCTTCTGATCAAGCAAGAAAGGAAATGCGCGAAGCATGTTTTGATTATTTGAGCCTTGGTGGCGTTTGTTCGAATGGACCTATAGCTCTGCTCTCCGGTTTAAATCCACGACCACTGAGCTTAGTTCTCCATTTCTTTGCTGTTGCCACATATGGCGTGGGACGTTTATTGACCCCTTTTCCTTCTCCCAAGAAATTGTGGATTGGAGCTAGATTGATTTCG GGTGCATCAAGTATCATTTTTCCTATCATCAAGGCTGAAGGAGCGAGGCAAATGTTTTTCCCTGCAAGTGTTCCTGCATATTATAGAGACCCTCCTCAAGCATGA
- the LOC113702057 gene encoding GTP-binding protein At3g49725, chloroplastic isoform X1 has product MFRTISRIRHIQSLLSPKSLVYTTLTNHIPGYDTHPSLLSPSNSFFESPKLHSFLSTLSFPFSSSQILQRRHQDGESIENNELVSRPPKLFVVQPRFRPEPVLQWKLEEALNLANSLEEQRDGYYDTEFSEKELPPHVVVQNPIDRSPRADTYFRKGTVDTVKCHLYALDSKDEVDAIFVNASLSGIQQRNLERIWGKPVLDRVGLIIEIFNAHAQTKEAKLQAELAALMYKRSRLVRVRGPGGRYTFGGAGEAEVVSARGRGSGGRGFISGAGETELQLQRRRILERRSQLLSEIKEVRRTRAVQRAARKRHGGSDDDVIATVAVVGYTNAGKSTLVGELSESYLYCDDRLFATVDPKLRSVVLPSGRKVLLSDTVGFISDLPVQLVEAFHATLEEVVEADLLVHVLDSSSPFLDEQRKTVLQVLRQIGVSEEKLANMIEVWNKIDLQDEEFRRDEYGEDEEVGDLSDAKDGENVSDQLSGLDVSEADDVDAKAELSGNCEEGLDDQQGDYSDGWLLSGEEQESLVDYEGCSVGQDTPDNLRSFTYRSWRNSRKDPQFDLGPTAYVKTSAIMGVGLQELLELIDERLKIQNEKVVERSIFDRKWRPPRSEDPIAAEQ; this is encoded by the exons ATGTTTAGAACCATCTCTCGTATTCGCCATATACAATCATTGCTCAGCCCCAAATCCCTCGTTTATACTACATTAACCAACCATATCCCAGGCTATGACACCCATCCCAGTCTACTCAGCCCTTCAAATTCCTTTTTCGAAAGCCCAAAGTtgcattcttttctctcaaccctttcttttccattttcaagTTCTCAGATTCTTCAGCGACGCCATCAAGATGGAGAGTCTATTGAAAACAATGAGCTTGTTAGCCGCCCTCCCAAGCTCTTCGTGGTTCAGCCGCGGTTTCGGCCTGAACCCGTTTTGCAATGGAAGCTTGAAGAGGCTTTGAACCTCGCGAATTCGCTGGAAGAACAGAGAGATGGTTACTACGACACCGAGTTTTCGGAGAAAGAGTTGCCCCCTCATGTTGTGGTGCAGAATCCGATTGACCGATCACCTCGTGCTG ATACTTATTTTAGGAAAGGAACAGTGGACACAGTTAAATGCCATCTATATGCCTTGGACTCGAAG GACGAGGTGGATGCTATATTTGTGAATGCAAGTCTTTCGGGCATTCAACAGAGGAATTTGGAG CGTATTTGGGGCAAACCTGTTTTAGATCGCGTGGGTCTGATCATAGAGATCTTTAATGCTCATGCACAGACAAAGGAAGCAAAGCTACAA GCTGAGTTAGCAGCTCTTATGTACAAGAGATCAAGGCTTGTCCGTGTTCGTGGTCCTGGTGGGCGCTATACATTTGGCGGAGCTGGTGAAGCAGAAGTAGTCAGTGCCAGAGG GAGAGGAAGTGGGGGGCGTGGTTTCATTAGTGGTGCAGGAGAAACTGAACTTCAACTCCAAAGACGGAG AATACTGGAGCGGCGGAGTCAATTGTTGTCTGAAATTAAGGAGGTGCGACGGACACGAGCTGTGCAACGTGCTGCTCGTAAGAGGCATGGAGGATCAGATGATGATGTCATTGCTACTGTTGCTGTAGTTGGGTACACAAATGCT GGAAAATCTACCCTAGTTGGTGAGCTTTCAGAGAGTTATCTTTACTGTGATGACCG ATTATTTGCAACAGTTGACCCTAAATTAAGAAGTGTAGTTCTTCCTTCTGG GAGGAAGGTGCTTCTTAGTGATACAGTTGGTTTCATATCAGATTTGCCCGTGCAG TTGGTGGAAGCATTTCATGCAACCTTGGAAGAGGTTGTTGAGGCCGACCTCCTTGTG CATGTCCTAGACTCGAGTTCGCCATTTCTCGATGAGCAACGGAAGACTGTACTTCAAGTTCTTCGGCAAATAGGAGTATCTGAGGAGAAGCTTGCGAATATGATTGAAGTTTGGAATAAG ATTGATCTTCAAGATGAGGAATTCCGGCGCGATGAATATGGTGAGGATGAAGAAGTTGGCGATTTATCAGATGCAAAGGACGGTGAAAATGTTTCTGACCAGTTGTCCGGACTGGATGTTTCTGAAGCTGATGATGTAGATGCAAAGGCTGAATTGTCAGGGAATTGTGAGGAGGGCCTGGATGATCAACAAGGTGATTATTCTGATGGTTGGCTGTTATCAGGAgaagaacaagaatcactgGTGGACTACGAAGGCTGTTCTGTGGGACAAGACACTCCGGATAATTTACGAAGTTTCACCTACAGGAGCTGGAGGAATAGCAGAAAAGATCCTCAATTTGATTTGGGACCCACTGCATATGTGAAAACATCTGCCATTATGGGAGTTGGCTTGCAAGAGTTGCTGGAGCTGATTGATGAGAGGTTAAAGATCCAGAACGAGAAAGTCGTGGAAAGGAGCATCTTTGATCGCAAATGGAGGCCCCCTCGCTCAGAAGATCCTATAGCAGCTGAGCAATAG
- the LOC113701077 gene encoding pentatricopeptide repeat-containing protein At3g49710-like — MNQTSWSLVQQFRQLLKTCIIQRDLLTGKSLHALFIKSLIPPSTYLSNHFITLYSKCGLLSDARKAFDTTANPNVFSFNAIIAAYAKEFLAHFAHQLFDQIPQPDLVSYNTLISAYADRGDTLPALQLFRRIRLMGLDMDGFTFSAAVNAASDNNSLIQQLHCLAVLGGFDSYASVNNTLITWYGKNGFIDEAKKVFYGMEEIKDEVSWNSMIVAYGQHKEGSKALSLYQEMVRRDFSVDMFTLASVLTAFTSMEDLFGGLQFHAQLIRMGFHQNPHVASSLVDLYAKCRGSILDCRKVFEEIPDPDLVLWNTMISACSQNEEFYEEAVACFKEMQMSGHRPDDCSFVCVLSACSNLASPSQGRQIHALVVKADIPSNLVAVDNALIAMYSKSGNLQDARKVFNQMPEHNSVTFNSIIAGYAQHGLGKESLLLFEQMLESDTAASSITFISVLCACAHTGEVEEGQKYFKMMTQKFRIEPEPEHYSCMIDLLGRAGQLKEAEKLIETMPHDPGSIGWGSLLRACRTHGDMELAEKAAKKCLQLDSSNAVPYVMLAHMYASAGRWEEVAKARKLMRDKQLKKKPGCSWIELDKRIHVFLADDSSHPMINEIYDFWEEMSKKMRQAGYWPTVRWKGEETARQGYHSEKLAVGFALLTTKEGDPILVVKNLRICEDCHNAIKVISTITGREITVRDCYRFHFFKDGQCSCADFW; from the coding sequence ATGAACCAAACGTCATGGAGCCTAGTTCAACAGTTCCGCCAACTTTTGAAGACATGCATAATTCAAAGAGACCTCTTAACGGGAAAATCTCTCCACGCTCTTTTCATCAAGTCCCTTATACCACCTTCGACCTACCTATCCAATCACTTCATCACCCTCTACTCCAAATGCGGCCTACTCTCCGACGCCCGCAAGGCTTTCGACACCACCGCCAACCCAAATGTTTTCTCCTTCAACGCCATTATAGCTGCTTATGCCAAAGAGTTTCTGGCCCACTTCGCCCACCAACTGTTCGACCAGATTCCCCAGCCTGATCTGGTTTCCTATAATACTCTCATCTCTGCCTATGCTGACCGCGGGGATACCCTGCCTGCCCTTCAACTCTTTAGGCGTATTAGGCTTATGGGTTTGGATATGGATGGCTTCACATTCTCTGCGGCAGTCAATGCTGCTTCTGATAACAACAGTTTGATTCAGCAGCTGCACTGCTTGGCTGTTTTGGGTGGGTTTGATTCATATGCTTCTGTAAACAATACTTTAATTACGTGGTACGGTAAAAATGGCTTCATAGATGAGGCCAAGAAGGTATTTTATGGGATGGAAGAAATTAAAGATGAGGTGTCTTGGAATTCAATGATTGTGGCTTACGGGCAGCACAAAGAGGGATCAAAGGCGCTCTCTTTGTATCAAGAAATGGTTCGCAGGGATTTTAGCGTTGACATGTTTACTTTGGCAAGCGTATTGACTGCCTTTACAAGCATGGAGGATTTGTTTGGTGGGCTTCAGTTTCACGCTCAATTGATCAGAATGGGGTTCCACCAGAACCCTCATGTGGCAAGTAGTTTGGTAGATTTGTATGCAAAATGCAGAGGTAGTATCTTGGACTGCAGAAAAGTATTTGAGGAAATTCCTGACCCCGACTTGGTCCTGTGGAATACAATGATTTCTGCGTGTTCCCAGAATGAGGAGTTCTATGAAGAGGCAGTCGCTTGCTTCAAAGAGATGCAAATGTCTGGTCACCGTCCTGATGATTGCAGCTTTGTTTGTGTGCTTAGTGCTTGTTCTAACTTGGCATCACCTTCACAAGGGAGGCAAATTCACGCTTTGGTAGTTAAAGCTGATATACCATCAAACCTAGTTGCGGTAGATAATGCCCTGATAGCTATGTAttccaaatctggaaatctTCAAGATGCAAGGAAGGTATTCAATCAGATGCCGGAGCATAACAGTGTCACTTTCAATTCAATTATTGCTGGATACGCTCAGCATGGTTTAGGAAAGGAATCGTTGTTACTTTTCGAACAGATGCTTGAAAGTGATACGGCTGCTTCTAGCATAACTTTCATATCTGTTCTTTGTGCATGCGCGCATACAGGAGAAGTTGAAGAAGGGCAGaaatatttcaaaatgatgACTCAGAAATTTAGGATAGAACCAGAGCCAGAACATTATTCATGCATGATTGACCTTTTGGGTCGAGCAGGCCAGCTCAAGGAAGCAGAGAAACTGATTGAGACCATGCCACATGATCCTGGCAGCATTGGTTGGGGATCATTGCTCAGAGCCTGTAGAACACATGGTGACATGGAGCTAGCAGAAAAAGCAGCTAAAAAGTGTCTTCAGCTGGACTCTTCAAATGCAGTTCCATATGTCATGCTTGCGCACATGTATGCCAGTGCTGGCAGATGGGAAGAAGTTGCCAAAGCTAGAAAACTAATGCGAGATAAGCAACTAAAGAAGAAACCAGGGTGTAGTTGGATTGAGTTGGACAAGAGGATCCATGTGTTTCTAGCAGACGATAGTTCGCATCCAATGATAAATGAGATATATGATTTTTGGGAAGAGATGTCAAAGAAGATGAGGCAAGCAGGTTATTGGCCGACTGTGAGGTGGAAAGGTGAAGAAACAGCTAGGCAGGGGTATCACAGTGAGAAGCTAGCAGTTGGATTTGCTTTATTAACAACTAAAGAAGGTGATCCAATACTTGTTGTGAAAAACTTGAGGATATGCGAGGACTGTCACAATGCAATTAAAGTTATCTCTACCATAACTGGGAGAGAGATTACTGTTAGGGATTGTTACAGGTTTCACTTCTTCAAGGATGGGCAATGTTCATGTGCCGACTTTTGGTGA